The Xyrauchen texanus isolate HMW12.3.18 chromosome 28, RBS_HiC_50CHRs, whole genome shotgun sequence genome has a segment encoding these proteins:
- the nkx2.4b gene encoding NK2 homeobox 4b: MSLSPKHSTPFSVSDILSPIEETFKKFAAMECTASLASPLYRQTQMSQANLQQHSMSHNTYHMPHSQFSHTAMGGYCNGTIGTMGDLPSYQESMRNSATATTWYGSTQEPRYPTISRFMGPSTAMNMGTLTGMDESKSLVNLHAAPRRKRRVLFSQAQVYELERRFKQQKYLSAPEREHLASMIHLTPTQVKIWFQNHRYKMKRQAKDKASPQQQGDTGNMCAQQSPRRVAVPVLVKDGKPCQNGSNTETPVHQQVQNVMSSETLVSAEDLEMSPSPPLMNSLSQTDAALIEYTSSMVNSNLLYGRTW; the protein is encoded by the exons ATGTCCTTGAGCCCCAAACATTCAACACCTTTCTCAGTGAGCGATATATTGAGCCCGATTGAGGAGACCTTCAAGAAGTTTGCAGCCATGGAGTGCACAGCGAGCCTGGCGTCTCCTCTCTACAGACAGACTCAGATGTCTCAGGCAAACCTGCAACAGCACAGCATGAGCCATAACACCTACCACATGCCCCACTCCCAGTTCTCACACACCGCCATGGGAGGATACTGCAACGGGACTATTGGCACCATGGGAGACCTGCCGTCGTACCAGGAGAGCATGCGGAACAGCGCAACGGCGACGACCTGGTACGGCTCGACCCAAGAGCCGAGATATCCAACAA TTTCCAGGTTTATGGGTCCATCGACGGCCATGAACATGGGAACACTAACAGGAATGGATGAATCTAAATCTCTGGTGAATTTACACGCTGCGCCACGGAGAAAACGGCGCGTCCTCTTCTCTCAAGCGCAGGTCTACGAGCTGGAGCGACGATTTAAACAGCAGAAATATCTGTCGGCACCAGAGAGAGAACATTTGGCCAGCATGATTCACCTGACGCCGACCCAGGTGAAGATCTGGTTCCAAAACCACAGGTATAAAATGAAACGCCAAGCGAAGGATAAAGCGTCCCCACAGCAGCAAGGGGACACTGGAAACATGTGCGCGCAACAGTCGCCGAGGCGCGTCGCCGTGCCTGTGCTCGTTAAGGACGGTAAACCGTGTCAGAACGGCTCCAACACAGAGACACCTGTCCATCAGCAGGTGCAGAATGTGATGAGCAGTGAGACTTTGGTTTCAGCTGAAGATTTGGAGATGTCACCCAGTCCACCTCTCATGAACAGCCTGTCTCAAACTGACGCAGCGCTCATTGAATACACCAGCAGTATGGTGAACTCAAACCTGCTGTACGGCAGAacatggtga